The stretch of DNA GCTGAAGCATATCCGGACGAAATAGAACACCAAGGAGACACGGAGTCCCGCTTTTGTACATAGATTCACTAAAGAAGATGATGCAATGCTTGCCTTATTTCCATGCACTAAATGATGCGCGAGTTGCTGTGCGTGAGATGCCGCCCACGGGAACTACCTCGCCGCGTGACAGCAGAGAAAAAACCCCTTGACGACGGTGTAACAATTAATATTTGACATTGCGTCTAGTCTTGCCTCATACACTTCATAATACATTAAGAAACGCGCTGCAAACCGTCTTAATAGAACCCATGAACGCCGTGCACCCTGGCGGGAACACACCCATTGCCGGTATTTGTCGTTATCATTACGCCGCCGTCCCAAGCAAAACCCAGTCGCCAGCCCTGTcagccaaaaaaaaaaaacctcCAATTGCGACGAATCGCAAGCACACTTCAGTTTGTCACCATGGGCTCATGCCCGTTTTCCGTATTGAGCAGTCGTCGGCTCTGGGTGTTTTCCGGGTCGTCACCCCTGAGTCCAATGTCCAGGGTTTCTGGAAGGTTTGAGCCTCTGTCGCGAGCAGTGCTCTCCGCCCATGCTCGCATCTTGACGAGATGGCGAATAGCGGCCTCTCGCCTCGCGGACTGTCGCTCCAGAATAGCTCGATTTACGCTGTCGGCAGCATCACGGCGAAGATCCGGATTCAGTAGAGCGGCCAATTGAGGCTCGAGGTTGTCCTGAGggaaaaggaggagggcCATGGTTCTCTCCAGGTCCTCCAGAAATCTGGGGTTCGTTGGGGCTCGCGGCCCCAACTGCTCTGTGGCGAACTTAAGCGCTGGGCCAATATCGCCTCCCGAAGCATTACAAGACCGGATCAGCTCCACCAGCTGGAGGCGCAACAGCGAGAAATGAAGTGCTTTATCGTCATCTAGGATCTAGAAGCCAATGTCAGCGAACCCCATAAGAACAGTGCGGGTTTCACATTAGGCTGAAAGGGAGATGTGATGGAAAATCATAAATAAGTGGTGTTTCTCAGCACACGACAGTAAACTGGCGCTTTGCGTGGTGCATGTATAACTCTTGTTTTAATCATGTAGAGCAGGTCATGgggaggcgagggccagggACCGCGTCTtgaggaaggaaggaaaaGGGTCGTACCTGAGGGTCTAGCTCATTCAACGTCTCGATTGCAGCTTGTATGTCCCCACTATGTATGGAAGCCTGGATCTCTTGCCTGGCACGAATGGATGCGCTGTCTTGTTGGGGCTGGAGGTTCGCCTCCTTTGAAAATTTGGCTGCCGCGTTGGGGTAGCCTTCCATTGTCAAGTAGTCTAGGATGAGGGCATTGATGTCACTTTGCACCGGGTCAGCTCGAGTTGATAGAACGCAAAAAGTGCGGAGGAGTGAGGAATGGAGCAAGGGTGGTCAGGAAAGAAGAAGTGTATCGTTTTCTCCGCATGGAAAAGCTAGGAGAGATTCCCATTGATATAGCAATCATCATTTTGCCCTGGGATGGATAACGAAGGAGAAGCGCAAGTGGGAACTGCATACCTCTTGGGTGACTTGACATCCTCAACCCGCTTCTCGAAGGCATGTTTGGCAGGGGTAGCCGTGGAGGCCGTGGAAGTCTGGAGTCACAAGGAGTCAGCGGCAGCTCACATTGGACGTCACGAGGCGACCTGCACACCGTACCATGCTGTTGGTATGCGCTCCCGCAAGGAGCCGGTAGCGGCCGTATCCAACGGTGCGAcagtggcagcggcgtcgacgtcggagagcctcgaggtgcgcagcagcagccgaggGCAGAGCCGAAAATGGGCGTTTCAGCGCATTTGCGAGCCGAGCCGTGGAACCACGAAAGCCCACGCGTGCAgaggcagcgacgaggctATAGTCGTGATGGTATGGCCCACAGAGGATGCTGTGCCGTTTCGTGGAAGCAGCGCGCAGGAAGGAGCACGTTCGGGTGGTTGGAGGTGTgggaagagagagatggtggaggaagaggagcagaACGTGGCAGCGAATTTCACTGCTGGGAGGTGGTTTGGTGTGAGTGTGTGGAGCTCCACCTGGGCACCCACCAGACGGCTCCGGGCCACAGAGCCTGGGCAGGGCTGTtcgcctcaaggccgagctgctgTAGCCCGTTAGCCCAAGCCGGGCAGGTCAGCCTGGTCTGCCCTCagttagtactaaggtaaggtCCCTTATTCagtggctgcggcgctgTGTGCCCAGGCGGTTAGTGGGTGGACAGACCATACCTAACGGACCTCCAGGGCTCATCAGACGTGCTTGCTGCCCGCCATGCGCGACTGTCGGCTGCTGTAACGGAGCCTGGGGCCTGTCCGCCCTGTTGTGACGTGCTGTGCAGCGCTCCAGGGCTGTGCTGTGTCATGTTGTGCTCTAACAATAAGCGGGACCCGTCAGGTTCAAGCCCGGATACACGCCGGCCCTCTGCCGCCACCATTCCCAACATTACTAAGATAAGGTAGAGCTTGTGCTAGAGCTCTGCCAGGCACGAAACTGCAATTCGGAAAGAGTAAAATACAACATGCCCGTACGTCCTTCGTAGGAgcaagatgaagaaggcTCCTGCTTAGGTAGGTGGGTTGGCAGCCTTGGGCACAAATCTGCGCAGGCATCACAGTGGCTGCCTCGCCCAACACCTGCACCTCCTTGGCTGTGcatgctggctggccctACCAGATGCTGACCGTCCGTTCATGCCGGGGCACTGCGGTTCTTGTCGATGAGGGATCCCAATATATGCAGGTAGGCTGTACATTGCACGTGTatatgtatactgtatacgATACTATATATTTCGTACAGTGTCTGCCATCAACCACTTTTCGCTCCCTCATCCCACCACACTGGCTTCACGTACAGAGTTTGCCCTTATCGGCACTCAAATTGACGGGACGCCCACGATACGTGCAACTACTACGTACCTTGCGTACCTCACGCCGCGATGCTCTTCTTTTTGCTCGTGTGTCCGCCTTTCTGCATGGGGCGGAGCTCGTGCATCGTCTGCGATTGGTTAAGCCACGAGTTCGCGGCCACTCTGCGGGGCTGGTCTTCGGTTGTTCCTCTCTGGAGGCTGGACCCTTGCGCGCCGTGATTACCTTTGACATGTCCCTCTTCAGACTGGGGCTTCCAACGAGGTCCTGGTGCTCGTTTACACAAACATTGACCTTTGCTTGTCTTCCATCTGCGTCCTGTCACCATCTTgaaccgcgccgccgaggctggGGCGCCTACCGAGAAAAGACGAGCAACCAATTTGTCTGCTGGAGCACTCCGCTGCCTTGGCGAACCAGACGTCAGTTCAGCTCACAGCCCTCCACTACAGCCAGGCTACAAAAGTATAACTTTTCCCTCTGATTAGAACCAGCCTTCGTTCGAAACTGTAAGCGAGTGTCAggcccgtggccgaggctCCTGGCGCGCTCGAGTTGGACTCACCAACGAGCCGTCCGCTGGGGCACGTGAGGATGTCTGGGCTAGAGAGCCATGTCACCGTTCAGAAGCGGGCATACTACTCTCCGCCATGGGCCGATGTCAGTATCATTGGCGTTGCAGGCAGCTCTGGTTCCGGCAAGTCGACGTTGTCTCAGGCGATCGTCAGGAAGCTTAATCTTCCCTGGGTTGTGATTCTGTCCATGGTATAGGCTACCTCGCAGGCTTGTCAGGAGGCTCTCGGAAACCCAGCTGACGTAGAATTTCCCAGGACTCATTTTACAAGACTCTGACGCCAGAGCAATCCAAGTTGGCGTTCGCCAACGAGTACGACTTCGACTCTCCTGCGGTAACGCCTCCCCAGTGGACACCACCTGGCTCCTCGCCAAGCTTCTTCCCCTGCTGACCTGAAGCCTAATCAAGGCCATCGATTTTGACATCCTAGTTGAACGTCTACGAGACCTCAAGGCAGGGTAATATTCCTTGTTCCCGTCGGATGGCGCGGTTCATCATATTCTAATGGGCGAGTTACAGGAAACGCGCAGAAATTCCAGTCTACTCTTTCGCCAAGCATCAACGCTTGGAACACACCACCTCCATCTATTCGCCGCATGTTCTGATATTGGAGGGCATTTTTGCCTTGTACGATCCAAGGGTCACGGAACTTCTTGACATGGGCGTAAGTTGTTCGAGCATGCAGGCCGATAGCTACATCTAGATTCGCAGGGTAACAGCCACGCAGATTTATTGCGAAGCGGATGCTGATACATGTCTGGCGCGAAGAAGTAAGTACTCACTTCTGGTATAGGACCATGGCAGCGTTCGCTGACTTACCTCATCAAGTTGTCCGGGACGTCCGGGAACGCGGTCGTGACATTGAGGGCTGTGTCAAGCAGTGGTTCGGCTTCGTCAAGCCAAACTTCGAAAAGGTACTCAATTACTCGACATCATACGTTCCCTCCATGGCACAAAGCTCCTCGCTGAAAGTATTGCTGACAATTCTTGTCGAATAGTACGTCGAGCCTCAGAGGAAGGTCGCCGATTTGATTGTACCACGAGGCATCGAGAATCGAGTGGCCCTGGGTAAGTCCGCTGGGGCACTCGAGTTCAGCTCTCGCGTATCCGTTGCTGACAGCGAACGCACAGACATGATGGTACAATTCATCGAGAGAAAACTTTTTGAAAAGTCAACCCATCATCGTGAAGAGCTTTCGCGACTCGAAGCAGCAAGCAAGGAGCAGCCGCTCAGCGACAGAGTGGTTGTGCTGGGGGAAACGCCGCAGCTCAAATTCATGAATACCATCCTCCAGAACATTGATACCTCTGCCGAGGACTTCATCTTCTACTTTGATCGGCTGGCGGCTCTCATCGTCGAACAGTGGGTTTTTGCGATCGATCCGCAGCTACACGCCATAGCCGCTGGCCTGCTGACAAACTGCCCAGGGCACTCAACAACGTACAATTCACAGCAACGACAATCGAAACGCCTCAGGGATACAAGTATCAGGGACTGAAGTCGAAGGGGGAAGTCAGTGCCGTAATCGTTCTCCGAGGTGGCTCGGCATTTGAGCCGGCCCTCCGGAAGACAATTCCGGACTGCCGAACGGGGCGACTTCTGATACAGTCAGACTACTCCACCGGCGAGCCCGAACTCCATTACTTGCGGTTGCCAGACGACATTCACAAGCATGAAAGCGTGCTGCTCCTAGA from Purpureocillium takamizusanense chromosome 6, complete sequence encodes:
- a CDS encoding uncharacterized protein (COG:Z~EggNog:ENOG503P02Y~BUSCO:EOG09264JK1), translating into MTSTASTATPAKHAFEKRVEDVKSPKSDINALILDYLTMEGYPNAAAKFSKEANLQPQQDSASIRARQEIQASIHSGDIQAAIETLNELDPQILDDDKALHFSLLRLQLVELIRSCNASGGDIGPALKFATEQLGPRAPTNPRFLEDLERTMALLLFPQDNLEPQLAALLNPDLRRDAADSVNRAILERQSARREAAIRHLVKMRAWAESTARDRGSNLPETLDIGLRGDDPENTQSRRLLNTENGHEPMVTN
- the URK1 gene encoding Uridine/cytidine kinase (EggNog:ENOG503NW7D~COG:T~COG:Z), with the translated sequence MSGLESHVTVQKRAYYSPPWADVSIIGVAGSSGSGKSTLSQAIVRKLNLPWVVILSMDSFYKTLTPEQSKLAFANEYDFDSPAAIDFDILVERLRDLKAGKRAEIPVYSFAKHQRLEHTTSIYSPHVLILEGIFALYDPRVTELLDMGIYCEADADTCLARRIVRDVRERGRDIEGCVKQWFGFVKPNFEKYVEPQRKVADLIVPRGIENRVALDMMVQFIERKLFEKSTHHREELSRLEAASKEQPLSDRVVVLGETPQLKFMNTILQNIDTSAEDFIFYFDRLAALIVEQALNNVQFTATTIETPQGYKYQGLKSKGEVSAVIVLRGGSAFEPALRKTIPDCRTGRLLIQSDYSTGEPELHYLRLPDDIHKHESVLLLDTQMASGGAALMAVQVLVDHGVALERIVLATYSAGRLGLHRLMTVFPEITVVVCNLLRDQEQRWVEKRYFRC
- the URK1 gene encoding Uridine/cytidine kinase (EggNog:ENOG503NW7D~COG:T~COG:Z) gives rise to the protein MSGLESHVTVQKRAYYSPPWADVSIIGVAGSSGSGKSTLSQAIVRKLNLPWVVILSMDSFYKTLTPEQSKLAFANEYDFDSPAAIDFDILVERLRDLKAGKRAEIPVYSFAKHQRLEHTTSIYSPHVLILEGIFALYDPRVTELLDMGIYCEADADTCLARRIVRDVRERGRDIEGCVKQWFGFVKPNFEKYVEPQRKVADLIVPRGIENRVALDMMVQFIERKLFEKSTHHREELSRLEAASKEQPLSDRVVVLGETPQLKFMNTILQNIDTSAEDFIFYFDRLAALIVEQWVFAIDPQLHAIAAGLLTNCPGHSTTYNSQQRQSKRLRDTSIRD